From Girardinichthys multiradiatus isolate DD_20200921_A chromosome 19, DD_fGirMul_XY1, whole genome shotgun sequence:
CCCAAACCATGTTGTTCTCACTTTCAAACTactgtttgtgttgtgtttgtgtggcaATGTGCAGTGGCATTCCCACCCCTGACATGGTGTGTGCTATGATCTCCACATAGTTAAATATTGGTCCAATCAGGGCAGAATATATTCTCCCAGTATTTTATAGGTGAATCTAGATATTCTGCAGCAAACTTTCAAAAAACGTCAAAATGCTTtctcttcagcagtggagtcttgtgcAGCGAGCAACTAAGGTTGTGAAAAATACTTGTGGAAAAACTCTGTGAGTGACCATTAGGTCTTGGACAACTCTCGTGGAGAAAATGTTGAGTTCTGCAGCACTGACTGTATGTTACCTGCTGCAACCAGCCAAATCAAATATGAAATCAACGTTGATATTTTTAGTTACTGAGATAAGCTGTTATTTGCCGGTTATTGGCTAGGTTAACGGTTCAGCCTGTTGTGCTTACAGAACCGTTGCTGTCAGTGGTTGTCATGTAAATTGCCAGAAATAATGGGCAAATGATTTGCACCTTAAATTACTTTAGCGCCATTAACTACAGGTGAATAATGACATAGCTGTGCAGATTAAACCAGCTTTTATTATTCAGTTTTTTCTATCAGGAAATGGTTCTGAGTTGCAACTGAATCATTTTCCTGTAAATTTATATAGTTGCAGTCTTGCATATAAACTAAGTATATGATTCCCTTTTCATGTATACACGGAGAAACTCTTCTGTTTTGTTACTTGTTTatattctgaccagcttctctgtgttAATCTGTtggtgttttgtaaaaaaaccataaaacattaaagaataAATGTGTGTGACTCCTTTAGATTTTTAGCCAGAGTTTGGGGGTTTTAAAGTCTTACATGCCAGTGTTGTGGTTACCATGGAGCAGTGCAAAGAGcgtttgtctgtgtgtgagtttgtgtgtgtgtttgtccatTTAATCTTGCCCGTTTCCACACAATCCTATCAGGGCCATGTGCATGTCCTGGCAGGCCTGAATTTTACAGCCTGGTCTGATGCTTTGGCTCGATGTAAATTAATAAAGCGAGTGCCACCTCACAGAGGATTAAAACATAACAGTTTGTTCTGATGTCACTGATCATGGCCAGCCACATATGTGGTTTTGATTGCATTTATGTGACACATCTTGGTAAGAAGCTTTGAGAGGATACCTCAAATCAGACACGGTAAGTAAATATGCCATCTGAGGACTCTTAGAGGGAGGTTAGTTTCCATGGCTGCCACACTTGAGCTTACATGAGCAGAATATTTAAATAGTCATTATATATTTGGGGAAAGTGAGCTTGCTGAGATGGATATGGATGAATGGGTGCAGCATAAATCTGATGAGTTGAAATTTGGAGGAGAAAATGATCCAAATACCAGACTGTGATGTTCtgcatttgatttttaaatggcAGGCAAAAGTCATGCTGAGGCCGAACGTTTCAGCCAAATGGAGGAAGTTTGTCCCTGTTCCTTGCATTGTACAGTGAGTTTGAAAAATCTACACAAATACACATAACTATTTTACAGTGTTTTGTAAAcgtatttacaccccttgaactttttcccattttgttgtGTTACTACCAGATAATTCAACgtgatttatttgggattttatgtctgACACAAggtaactgtgaagtgaaaagatTCTCAATTTGATCCAAAGTGTTGCCCAGGGGCCATTTGTGGCCCGTAGAATAATTTGATGTGGCCCTGGACTGCAGTTCATCAATGGTACAAATTTGGCCCTCCAGCAAATGGAGCTGATGTAGATGGAcagtttttgtaatatttttttaggatgagccatgttttttttgctttcatcaTAATATCATAGTAAGTAGGTCCACAAACATCAAGCATCTATTCACACAAAAACAGATTTAGGCACAACCATTCATTAAACCTGGCTAAATACAGCAAGGGTTTTCAAAGAAAGCTGTTGCTGCTGGAAGTAGacttaaacattttcaagaCCAACAAAATAGAGAAAAGTCACCTTGCTTTCATTAGGGCAAACCTCTGAAACCCCTTTTTCGGACCTACAGCAACTTGTTCTTTCttactttgtttcattaaaatattgcatgtttaaaCTCTgaatccccacaccatgatgctgccaccaccatgtttccatTTTTGCACGATAGATTGAACAGAATTcttttagatgttcaaagcttagaatattgtttttttgtgttatgaCCCGGCTTTAAAGGTCACAACTAATAGGGAGACACACcatgttttaaagttattaaAACATCAATTAATACTAttcaaatgaaaattaaaaactgaaagtttCTGTCAAATCAGAGCTGTATGGTGTGCATGAGTGAAGAATGCATATGTAAGTGTTGGAGTAAAGCTGAAGAGGAGAGCAGAAAGAAGTTCTGTTCCAGTCAGGCTTTAAACTGAGGAACTCATAAGGTCTCCAGGTGTTCAGAATGACAGCAAGGATGCAGAACCAAGATTAATTCCCTACCCAACCACAGGGAGACCTGCAGGGCTCGTAAAAGCAGCCTAACTCTCCTCTAAACTTATTAAATGACTTCTAAATGCACACAGTGgcactgttttttttgtattcaggGATTTCAAAATGAAGAGGGTTGaatgaattttttttaatttgtaaacaaTTCTGAAAACTATATATCATTTTCTTTAGATCTGACAATAATCCACTACCTTGCAATAACATAAACTGATGTTTGTAAAgtcttaggtgtatgaatacctttgcataGCACTGATAACATACActtaccggccactttattaggtacaccttgctagtaccgggttggacccccttttgccttcagaactgccttaatccttcgtggcatagattcaacaaggtactggaaacattcctcagagagtttggtccatattgacatgataacaTCAcacatgctgcagatttgtcggctgcacatccatgatgcaaatctcccgttccaccacatcccaaagatgctcTATTAGATTGATatctggtgactggaggccatttgagtccagtgaactcattgtcatgttcaagaaaccagtctgagatgatttgtgctttatgacatggtgggttatcctgctggaagtaaccatcagaagatgggtacactgtggtcataaagggatggacatggtcagcaacaatactcaggtagaatgtggcgttgacacgatgctcagttggtactaaggggcccaaagtgtgccaagaaaatatccaccacaccattacaccactaCCAGtatgaaccgttgatacaaggcaggatggatccatgctttcatgttgttgacaccaaattctgacccgaccataataataatcatctttattggtcattgcacatggacaatcgagactcatcagaccaggcaacgtttttccaatcttctgttgttcaattttggtgagcctgtgcgaattatagcctcagtttcctgttcttagctgacaggagaggcacccggtgtggtcttctgctgctgtaaccCATCCTCCTCAAGGTTTgatgtgttgtgtgttcagagatgctcttctgcatgctttggatgtaacgagtggttatttgagttactgttgcctttctatcagctcaaaccagtctggccattctcctctgacttctggcatcaacaaggcatttgcgcccacagaactggatattttctctttttcggaccattctctgtaaaccctaaagATGGTAGTGTCaggagtttctgaaatactcagaccagcccgtctggcaccaacaaccacgcCACGTTCAAAgacacttaaatcacctttcttccccattctgatgcttggtttgaactgcagcagatcatcttgaccatgtctacatgcctaaatgcattgagttgctgccatgtgattggctgattagaaatttgcgttaacgagcagttggacagatgtacctaataaagtggccagtgagtttAGATTCATTATTTAGCTCTGATTTTAACATAAATTCAGTTTAGTCTCTCATCACTTGGCCACACTggtcacattttttaaatgcagcCCTCTCCTTTGTTGTCTCTGTTCAGTGTATTCCGTAATGGTGATATTCTGTGTCCACCTTTCCGGTTCATCATTCCTCGGAGCATGCGGCAGGACCTGGATCAGATCTTGAGTCTGATCACAGAGAAGGTCAGCTTACGAACTGGAGCAGTGCGCAGGTCAGATAGAGCAATTCACACAGTCCTCTTCTAAGGGCAAACAGGAGGTTCAGGATCTGGTGAACATTTCCTTTCAGACTGTGCTCCCTGGACGGAGTCTCCATCTCCTCGGCCGGGGAGCTGCAAACAGGCTGCTGCTATGTTGCTGTGGGAAGCGAAAGGTTCAAGAAACTTCCATATGTGGAGCTGCTGGTTTCAAAAGCTACAGAGAGGTATTGTAAATCAAGGTGCTCTTATGTGTCTGGAGATGTTTTTACATGCATCTGTGCTTTTTCATTCCACCATAAAGCAAAGGCCATCAGATGATGATCAAGtctccctcttttttttttttagaaattacACTGAAAAGAGGAGACTGGTGAGGAGACCTGAGGTAAAAAGTACCTTCAGTCACTtgattattcttattattttgtTATCTTAAAACCAGACTCTGCATTTTTTAATTCTTACACTCTTTGCAGTAGGTCAACTCTGAATCTTTGTTTCAAAAGCAGATAAATCAAAGCAAAGTCAGTCAAggattttgttttcctcttagaACCGGAAAGCAGGAAGCGGTCCAGAGGACCGGTTCAGTGACTCAGCTCTCCTCAACTCCCCAGAGGTAAAACGAAGAGAACCCCCCTCTGTTTCATAATTTTTCCCACCTGATGCTGTGGCTGCttgttattaatattttttacgTAAGTTTAACAAAGGATACAGAGAACATTGTGGCAACTTCATGTTAAAATCTCtacattattaaaaatgtatattcagCTGTAAGCCATGACTTTCAGTCAGATGGTCGGAGGGTGAAGTCAACAGGAGATGAAGCTGCAGCTCCTCCGGCCTCACAGCAGCTGAGCAGGAGAGAAGGAGCAGAGGAGGCCTCCGCATTCTTCGCCAGGCCCGTCAAAGTTCGCAAGAACAGAACGCAAACCACACCGCAGCTGACTGATGGATCTGGTCAGGACTCCTATTCAATCTAACCCAGTGGCCTTCAAAACTTATGACCTCCCCTCCCCATTaaattttttacattacaaccacactgTTCTGTATATGATTCATAAGGATCTTATTTGACACAGGTGTATTCAGACAGGAGGACCAGACAAACAGAGAGGAGGTCCAAGGTGCAGAGGAGGTGCAGGAGGATGAGAATACTGCTACAGAGCTTCCTGTTGATCAGGTTAGCTTCAGACACCTCGCAGTCATTCCTGTTTTATAGCATCAAACTACAATGGGTGAAATATATGAAGATGTGTTTGTAATATCTAATAAATACATATACACTGCtctaaaaataaagggaacacttaaacaacacaatatagctccaagtaaatcaaacttctgtgaaatcaaactgtccacttaggaagaaacactgattaacaatcaatttcacatgttgttgttcaaatgaaaaagacaacagggggaaatcttttattagcaagactcactcaataaaggagtggttctgcaggtggggaccacagaccacttctcagtacctatgatttctggctgatgttttggtcacttttgaatgttggtggtgctttcacactcgtggtagcatgagacggactctacaacccacacaagtggctcaggtagtgcagctcatccaggatggcacatcaatgcgagctgtggcaagaaggtttgctgtgtctgtcagcgtagtgtccagagcctggaggcgctaccaggagacagaccagtacaccaggagacgtggaggaggctgtaggagggcaacaacccagcagcaggaccgctacctctgcctttgtgcaaggaggaacaggaggagcactgccagaaccctgcaaaatgacgtccagcagaccacaaatgtgcatgtgtctgcacaaacggttagaaaccgactccatgaagatggtatgagggcccgacgtccacaaatgggggttgtgttcacagcccaacaccgtgcaggacgcttggcatttgccagagaacacaaattcgccactggcgccctgtggtcttcacagatgaaagcaggttcacactgagcacatgtgacagacgtgacagagtctggagacaccgtggagagagatctgctgcctgcaacatccttcaacatgaccggtttggcagtgggtcagtaatggtgtggggtggcatttcgccctccatgtgctcgccagaggtagcctgactgccattaggtaccgagatgagatcctcagaccccttgtgagaccatatgctggtccggttggccctgggttcctcctaatgcaggacaatgctagacctcatgtggctggagtgtgtcagcagttcctgcaagatgaagacattgaagctatagactggcccgcccgttccccagacctgaatctgattgagcacatctatgacatcatgtctcgctccatccaccaacatcacgttgcaccacagactgtccaggagttggcggatgctttagtccaggtctgggaggagatccctcaggagaccatccaccgtctcatcaggatcatgcccaggcgttgtagggaggtcatacagacacatggaggccacacacaatactgagcctcattttgacttgttttaaggacattacatcaaagttggatcagtctgtagtttgtttttctactttcattttgtgtgtgactctaaatccaggcctccattggttaatacatttaatttccattgataatttttgtgtgattttgttgtcagcacattcaactttgtacagaacaaagtatttaatgagaatatttcattcattcagatctaggatgttttatttgagtgttccctttatttatttgagcagtgtgtatatGTCAAAGGGTTGGATACAATCTAAACCTGATTCTTATTCTTTACTTAAAGAGAGTTGCAGAAATAGTTGAAGATGAAGACTTAAGCAACACAGAGGATCCTGTGCAGAGCACTCAGGAGGTGGGCAGCTTTTTAAAGTTAGGCGAAACATAACTTTGTGTAATGTGATTACACAGTAGCTAATAGACAAGAAATTAGCTAACAACCAAGAATAATGGTGCCTGCAtctatttatttactgttataAGAATAATGCATGTATGTATTCTAACAAAGAAACACCCATTTTCCTCaagaaacatgcagaaaagAGCGAGCAGCACAACAACCAGCATCAACAGGAACCCAGTGGAAAGCAGGTAGAGTATGTGAGTGGGTTATTAACAAATACCAAACTGACTGGGTCACTGTACCTTTTTATGTCAAAATGATCTATTTCTGTATGAAAGGTGAAAGCATCTGAACAGAAACAGGAGTCAGCAGCTCAGATCCTGGTATATACACCCACACATGCAGGCAGCTGACTGGTAAATAAATCTATCCCTCTGTAACGAGAAGACGGACAGAAAGCTGATAGTGGCCGTCTGTGTTTTTGTACTTAAAAGGAGGCCGAGCTGAAGCCGATGTGTTCAAAGTCGGGTTCATCCCACTCAGAGGGAAAGATCAGGAAAGAGCAGGCAAGTTTACCAACTCTGCATCTCTGAAATCTGAGAGAAACTTGGTttttctgttgatttaataTGTTTCCTGTGACAGGAGAGCCTGCAGGATGCCTCATCAGTTCAATCAGGACAAAACCAGCAGGTCACAGTATAACGGTGTCAGTGATGATTTCTTCCACCATCCAGCTAAATGAGTAGTAGCAGCTAAACTGTGATATTAAGACAAGTaagatttgtttgtctttggcCTTTTTATTCATTATGAGACAGAAATGTGAAATAGGATCCAATAAATCTCTCCTCAGATATGATAAATTGGCTGAAGGTGATGTTTATAGTAATGTGCAGGTGTTATTTCAACTGTTCATCCTGTTTAACAGGAGTAACTCTGATGCTGGCATTGTGTAGGTGTAGAAAGTTGCAATTTATTCCATTTATGTGCCTAAGGAACCATGTATTAGAAACATTTCATCCTGTGCATGTCATTTTTAAAGTTAGAACAGAAAGTACTGTTGTGTCAATAGTTTAGTCCAGTGGTGTCCAATTCCAGTTCTCTGGGTCTGATGTCCAGGCATTTGTAGATGTGTCCCTTCTCAGATAAAACGTATTCAAAGTGCCAGATTACCTAATCGATAGGGCTTTACTATTGGGCCCCATGGAGtaaagacacacaggacaaccatgcacacacacacacacatactttttggactgtgggaggaagccggagtacctagagagaacccacaaatgcacacggagaacatgcaaactccatgcagaaaaaaataGTAAGTATTAAcatatatttttcacattttttatgaaCGCAATTAATTTCACTCATCATACAAATTAAATATTCTTGAATTTCCCAAAATGTTCACCCTTTTTAGGGATTGATATTTTAGGGATTAAAGTTGATTTCTtcagagttttttgtttttagcggCAGCCAAAGattagcagcagcaacagcagctaTCTGCTATCTCTCCTGTCAGTAGCTTggaaactacaggtccttctcaaattattagcatattgtgataaagttcattattttccataatgtcatgatgaaaatttaacattcatatattttagattcattgcacactaactgaaatatttcagggcttttattgtcttaatacggaggattttggcacacagctcatgaaaacccaaaattcctatctcacaaaattagcatatttcatctgaccaataaaagaaaagtgtttttaatacgaaaaacatcaaccttcaaataatcatgtacagttatgcactcaatacttggtcgggaatccttttgcagaaatgactgcttcaatgcggcgtggcatggaggcaatcagcctgtggcactgctgaggtcttatggaggcccaggatgcttcgatagcggcctttagctcatccagagtgttgggtcttgagtctctcaacgttctcttcacaatatcccacagattctctatggggttcaggtcaggagagttggcaggtcaattgagcacagtgataccatggtcagtaaaccatttaccagtggttttgacactgtgagcaggtgccaggtcgtgctgaaaaatgaaatcttcatctccataaagcttttcagcagatggaagcatgaagtgctccaaaatctcctgatagctagctgcattgaccctgcccttgataaaacacagtggaccaacaccagcagctgacacggcaccccagaccatcactgactgtgggtacttgacactggacttctggcattttggcatttccttctccccagtcttcctccagactctggcaccttgatttccgaatgacatgcagaatttgctttcatccaaaaaaagtactttggaccactgagcaacagtccagtgctgcttctctgtagcccaggtcaggcgcttctgccgctgtttctggttcaaaagtggcttgacctggggaatgcggcacctgtagcccatttcctgcacacgcctgagcacggtggctctggatgtttctactccagactcagtccactgcttccgcaggtcccccaaggtctggaatcggcccttctccacaatcttcctcagggtccggtcacctcttctcgttgtgcagcgttttctgccacactttttccttcccacagacttcccactgaggtgccttgatacagcactctgggaacagcctattcgttcagaaatttctttctgtgtcttaccctcttgcttgagggtgtcaatagtggccttctggacagcagtcaggtcggcagtcttacccatgattggggttttgagtgatgaaccaggctgggagttttaaaggcctcaggaatcttttgcaggtgtttagagttaactcgttgattcagatgattaggttcatagctcgtttagagacccttttaatgatatgctaattttgtgagataggaattttgggttttcatgagctgtatgccaaaatcatccgtattaagacaataaaagacctgaaatatttcagttagtgtgcaatgaatctagaatatatgaatgttaaattttcatcatgacattatggaaaataatgaactttatcacaatatgctaatattttgagaaggacctgtatgtgcggTTTTTACATCATTTTACACAAATATCAGTATGGCATAGAAGAAAATGCATTCATCCTCCTTTTTGcaaaagagttgtctttattttaaaacctaaaaatagacATAAAATGaaggttctttaaaaatgacagcATATTTCCTATATATTTATCCAAAATTAGAAGTTATCTTTGTTGGAAAGGTCAGTTAAAATTGGCgactgcaaaaaaaaataaataaaaatgccgGTTAAATTGCACTGgtagtgttaaaaaaaaaaaaagcattttgaatGGGAGTCAAAGTTCTGCAACATTAATTCTCAGAGACCCAAGCGGGTTAGATATTGTTGGTGACATCTACCCGTTAAATCCGCCTTTTCCTCCATTCCGTTTACCATCTGCTGTTGGGACACGTCCAACCCTTCTTGTGGCCTTTAGGATGCTGGGAGCTATTGTTTATATCAGCTGTGGGAATCTACTGCAGTGAGACTGTATAACAACCAGCCGGATATTTTATTACCATGACTTCTTGATACTTAGAAAATAACAGCTGCAAGTATAGCGTTTAAAACAGTTGTATGAGAAACGATTGCATCAATGTCAGAATGTTTGCAAGCTCATCTGTTCTTCATTATGTTCTGCCATGGCCCAATGTTGACCTTTCtttttgaatcaggtgtgttgaactggggcaacatttaaaataagcaGGACATCAGTTTCTTTCCCCCAAAAGCTGAAAGTGGTTCAGTACTAAGATATCAGCAACGGCATTTGAACTGATTAAAACAGCGAGTTATTTGTGCAGTGTCTTAAATCCATGAAATgctgtaataaaaatatatattcccaTGTGTGTCGACTGTGCTTTTGATTTTAGTTTCTTCTCATAAAATCACCTCAGCGATTGGATGATAAAGGATACttagtcatgttttttttaaataaatattctttaTAACAAGGAGTTACAATTTAAAGAGAAATGAGATTtacaaaactatttatttaaaacaaaaacaatcttaaCACTTCAGTTGTGAATGGAATAATTATTGTAAATATAAATTAACCAATTATTGatgacttaaatatttcaataatgtaaagaaagaaaaacaaaacataaaactggAAATCAGGAAATTCAGGAGACTGAGAAAGAAAATTTAGAGCATTATCAGCTGattaaaggtttgtttaaatatatgtacatataaatGGTCCTGTTCAAACCTATTCTCTAACAGTTTGTTGTCTCCACAGCATCTGTGGAAATTCCTCTCCCACGGAAGTAAAAGCTAACGACAACCATTTTCTATGTGAGCACCGTAAATCTAGTTCATCTCTGGAGTGAACCCTCCTTgaacccacttcctcttcagcaTCTTCTTCCTTTGGCAGGTCTTTTGAAGTCCAACATGAGTAAATCTGGGAGCAGTTCTCCTTCCATGACGGTTTTCTCTAAACACTTTCTGCCTAAATCTAAACTGTCCCCTCCAGTCCTGCTAAAGATCCAGCTTTGGTCTTCTTTTCTTTCCCACTGAGTGATCTCCTGGCAGGACAGGAGATTTTACTCCCATCTTCATCTCCATCAGACCTGAGGCTGGCTTACATTCTGTCTGTCGGTGTGTTTGCCTTCAACAGAGCTTATAACACACAGCGTGATGCCAGCCATGGTGAGGAACATTCCCACAACAGCTCCTGCAGAATGAAGTGGAGGAAAACTATTTCTACTGAGGCATGTCCAAAGAGACAGAACATGTTGAATAATGGATGCTTCAAACAGATGAGGAAGGACCAAGAAGGACACATGACTCACGTTTGCCTCCGATCTCTTCACCCAGTAACTTGCCAGTCAGCAGAGTGCAAAGGAAGGTGAGGGAGTTTGCCACAGGAACAGCAAGAGATAAATCtggtttgaaaacaaaacatcaaatctAGATTTATGAACACAGAACCAGTGAGAGGTCCATCCACACGTCTAGTCCTTGTCATTACTGGTCCAACATGTACCAGAACAACTGGTTCAATAGGCAAAAATACAGCTGCATCTGaacaaattagaatatcatctaaacatgaatttatttaagtaattaCCCTAAGGATTGATAggttttatttctataaatatttatgtttgtggctaaaggttaataaaaacccaaaagttCTGTTTCtatattacatcagatcaatGAAAAGGGTTCATTTAAAAATCTGTGGTTCTACTGGAcagtatgtccatgtactgcACTGTATCTGTACTCAGTATTTGGTTGGTCCTCCagcataaattactgcatcagtgcagcgtgGAGGAGAtcaacctgtggttctgctgaggtgttataGCAGCGTTCAGGTCATCTGAATCTGACAGCAGTACACCCATGTGGGTGGAAGGCTGCAGACATCCCTGTTGGTTAcacacctttttctaccacactttttccatcCACTAAACTTTCTATTGTTATACTTGGACACAGCACAGATCTTTTGTGTCCCATCCTCCTTGTTGATGGCGTCAACGACTATcagctggacaactgtcaagtcagcagtcatccccatgattgtgtcgGCCATAACCTGGCTACAACATAACATGTCTGTATTAAAAGtagttttgtattattattattattattatggttacgtagtattcaaattttctgagaaactaaattttggattttcattggCAGAAATATAATGAATGATGCGGATaatgaaatgaacaaaaatacatGCTTGAAATATACCACTGTGTGTAATGCCTGTATATGATACATGAATCTTTGTTTTTGAATGGAACCACTGAAATGAAGTGTTGATGATGATACTCTAGTTTATTGAGATGTACGTGTTTAATATATGAGAGACGAGAATCAGACATCGATCGTTTTACTTATGAGGTGTGTTTCCTACCAGTGGTTGACAGTGTATAAAAGTAAACCAGAGATCCACTCTGGTTTAGAAGAAATGGGACCAAGTACTAGAAAGAAACACACATGGAAAGGTTCAGCTCAGCAAATAACAGAGGTAATCCAAACAGGAAATATTT
This genomic window contains:
- the dcdc2b gene encoding doublecortin domain-containing protein 2B isoform X2, whose amino-acid sequence is MSGCAEPHPPVEMAASTAVPSHLPPVKNVVVFRNGDPFYGGRRFVVNQRQVATMEAFLNEVTQSIGAPLAVRTLYTPRQGHRVTDLQDLKMGAQYVAAGFERFKKLDYLHAGLKKQPGTRNEAQAKVMLRPNVSAKWRKFVPVPCIVHVFRNGDILCPPFRFIIPRSMRQDLDQILSLITEKVSLRTGAVRRLCSLDGVSISSAGELQTGCCYVAVGSERFKKLPYVELLVSKATERNYTEKRRLVRRPENRKAGSGPEDRFSDSALLNSPESDGRRVKSTGDEAAAPPASQQLSRREGAEEASAFFARPVKVRKNRTQTTPQLTDGSGVFRQEDQTNREEVQGAEEVQEDENTATELPVDQRVAEIVEDEDLSNTEDPVQSTQEKHAEKSEQHNNQHQQEPSGKQVKASEQKQESAAQILEAELKPMCSKSGSSHSEGKIRKEQESLQDASSVQSGQNQQVTV
- the dcdc2b gene encoding doublecortin domain-containing protein 2B isoform X3 produces the protein MAASTAVPSHLPPVKNVVVFRNGDPFYGGRRFVVNQRQVATMEAFLNEVTQSIGAPLAVRTLYTPRQGHRVTDLQDLKMGAQYVAAGFERFKKLDYLHAGLKKQPGTRNEAQAKVMLRPNVSAKWRKFVPVPCIVHVFRNGDILCPPFRFIIPRSMRQDLDQILSLITEKVSLRTGAVRRLCSLDGVSISSAGELQTGCCYVAVGSERFKKLPYVELLVSKATERNYTEKRRLVRRPENRKAGSGPEDRFSDSALLNSPESDGRRVKSTGDEAAAPPASQQLSRREGAEEASAFFARPVKVRKNRTQTTPQLTDGSGVFRQEDQTNREEVQGAEEVQEDENTATELPVDQRVAEIVEDEDLSNTEDPVQSTQEKHAEKSEQHNNQHQQEPSGKQVEYVKASEQKQESAAQILEAELKPMCSKSGSSHSEGKIRKEQESLQDASSVQSGQNQQVTV
- the dcdc2b gene encoding doublecortin domain-containing protein 2B isoform X1; translated protein: MSGCAEPHPPVEMAASTAVPSHLPPVKNVVVFRNGDPFYGGRRFVVNQRQVATMEAFLNEVTQSIGAPLAVRTLYTPRQGHRVTDLQDLKMGAQYVAAGFERFKKLDYLHAGLKKQPGTRNEAQAKVMLRPNVSAKWRKFVPVPCIVHVFRNGDILCPPFRFIIPRSMRQDLDQILSLITEKVSLRTGAVRRLCSLDGVSISSAGELQTGCCYVAVGSERFKKLPYVELLVSKATERNYTEKRRLVRRPENRKAGSGPEDRFSDSALLNSPESDGRRVKSTGDEAAAPPASQQLSRREGAEEASAFFARPVKVRKNRTQTTPQLTDGSGVFRQEDQTNREEVQGAEEVQEDENTATELPVDQRVAEIVEDEDLSNTEDPVQSTQEKHAEKSEQHNNQHQQEPSGKQVEYVKASEQKQESAAQILEAELKPMCSKSGSSHSEGKIRKEQESLQDASSVQSGQNQQVTV
- the tmem234 gene encoding transmembrane protein 234, which codes for MVTVVEVLSLVLVSLLWGCTNPFLKKGSEGIENVTESNRVSQLLAEIKFLLLNMKYLVPFLLNQSGSLVYFYTLSTTDLSLAVPVANSLTFLCTLLTGKLLGEEIGGKRAVVGMFLTMAGITLCVISSVEGKHTDRQNVSQPQV